A portion of the Microlunatus phosphovorus NM-1 genome contains these proteins:
- a CDS encoding peroxiredoxin — protein MSSDRLVPGDPAPAFTLTNADGDQVSLSDYAGGKVIVYFYPAAMTPGCTTQAVDFTAAVDDLDDAGLAVVGISPDQPEKLAKFKASSSVAFPLLADPEKNVVKAYRAYGTRMLYGKLIEGVIRSTFVVEVADDGTGTIDVAQYNVKATGHVAKLKRDLKI, from the coding sequence ATGAGTTCTGACCGCCTTGTCCCCGGCGATCCAGCCCCCGCCTTCACCTTGACCAACGCCGATGGCGACCAGGTTTCGCTCTCCGACTATGCCGGTGGCAAGGTGATCGTCTACTTCTATCCGGCCGCCATGACCCCCGGCTGCACGACCCAGGCGGTCGACTTCACCGCAGCGGTGGACGATCTCGACGACGCCGGTCTCGCCGTGGTGGGCATCTCACCTGACCAGCCGGAGAAGCTCGCCAAGTTCAAGGCTTCGTCGTCGGTTGCCTTCCCGCTGTTGGCCGATCCCGAGAAGAACGTGGTGAAGGCCTATCGGGCGTACGGGACCAGGATGCTCTACGGGAAGCTGATCGAGGGAGTGATCCGCTCGACCTTCGTCGTCGAGGTCGCGGACGACGGCACCGGCACGATCGACGTGGCACAGTACAACGTGAAGGCGACCGGTCACGTCGCCAAGCTCAAGCGCGACCTGAAGATCTAG
- a CDS encoding GroES family chaperonin produces MSSSADSGEALPIRMLHDRVLVSTEGESGERRSGGGIVIPATVAIGKRLGWAEVVAAGSNVRSVKVGDRVLFDPDDRAEVEIRGHDYVLLRERDLHAVATQGRSDGQTGLYL; encoded by the coding sequence ATGTCGAGTTCAGCTGACTCCGGTGAGGCGCTGCCGATCCGGATGCTGCACGATCGTGTCCTGGTCTCGACCGAAGGGGAGAGCGGGGAGCGTCGCAGCGGTGGCGGGATCGTCATTCCCGCCACGGTGGCCATCGGCAAGCGTCTCGGCTGGGCCGAGGTGGTTGCGGCCGGGTCCAACGTGCGCAGCGTCAAGGTCGGTGACCGCGTGCTGTTCGATCCGGACGACCGCGCCGAGGTCGAGATACGCGGCCATGACTACGTGCTGCTGCGGGAGCGTGACCTGCATGCCGTCGCCACTCAAGGTCGCTCGGACGGTCAGACCGGTCTCTATCTGTAG
- a CDS encoding carbohydrate ABC transporter permease, which produces MSTETSTVTTRARRAAGREKDPDKLTRFQPGRGLLGLLGMLIVVWFLANLFLAFGYYPQWFGNKLVIGVVALIAGVGGAALLFWFLNMFVEALPQRFSLAIIPYAFLLPAFALVALVLLYPTIQTINYSFANADSTAYIGLANYRTIFADSEFWASVINNILWLVIVPAVTVGLGVVIAVLADKLSATGERVSKGLIFVPMAISFVAATAVWGLVYAYNPAEQSQTGLLNAIWTSFGGEPQTWLAIESAKLNSILLMVILIWMQAGFAMVLLSAAIKGVPDDTVEAARIDGATEFQVFRLVVIPQIAGTIITVFVTVFILVLKVFDIVYVSTNGAYDTNVLANLFFNKLFAAGEAGQASAIVVVLLVAVSPLIWFQIKTFREGDTAR; this is translated from the coding sequence ATGAGCACTGAGACAAGCACGGTCACCACGCGAGCGCGGCGCGCAGCTGGTCGCGAGAAGGATCCCGACAAGCTGACCAGGTTCCAACCGGGTCGTGGGCTGCTGGGCCTGCTCGGCATGCTGATCGTCGTCTGGTTCCTGGCGAACCTGTTCCTGGCGTTCGGCTACTACCCACAGTGGTTCGGCAACAAGCTGGTCATCGGCGTCGTCGCACTGATCGCGGGCGTCGGGGGCGCGGCCCTGCTGTTCTGGTTCTTGAACATGTTCGTCGAGGCACTGCCCCAACGGTTCTCCCTGGCGATCATCCCGTACGCCTTCCTCCTCCCGGCGTTCGCCCTGGTCGCACTGGTCTTGCTCTATCCGACCATCCAAACGATCAACTACTCCTTCGCCAATGCCGACAGCACCGCCTACATCGGCCTGGCGAACTATCGGACGATCTTCGCCGACAGCGAGTTCTGGGCCTCGGTGATCAACAACATCCTCTGGCTGGTGATCGTGCCGGCCGTCACCGTGGGTCTGGGTGTGGTGATCGCGGTGCTGGCGGACAAGCTGTCGGCCACCGGCGAGCGGGTGTCCAAGGGACTGATCTTCGTCCCGATGGCGATCTCCTTCGTGGCCGCGACCGCGGTGTGGGGCTTGGTGTACGCCTACAACCCGGCCGAGCAGTCCCAGACCGGTCTGCTGAACGCGATCTGGACCTCTTTCGGCGGCGAGCCGCAGACCTGGCTCGCCATCGAGTCGGCCAAGCTCAACAGCATCCTGCTGATGGTGATCTTGATCTGGATGCAGGCCGGGTTCGCCATGGTGTTGCTCAGCGCAGCGATCAAGGGCGTACCGGACGACACCGTGGAAGCAGCGCGGATCGATGGCGCCACGGAGTTCCAGGTCTTCCGACTGGTCGTGATCCCGCAGATCGCCGGCACCATCATCACCGTCTTCGTCACGGTGTTCATCCTGGTGCTCAAGGTCTTCGACATCGTGTACGTGTCGACGAACGGCGCCTACGACACCAACGTGCTCGCCAACCTCTTCTTCAACAAGCTGTTCGCCGCCGGCGAGGCGGGCCAGGCCAGCGCCATCGTGGTGGTGCTGCTGGTCGCGGTGTCGCCGTTGATCTGGTTCCAGATCAAGACCTTCCGTGAGGGGGATACAGCCCGATGA
- a CDS encoding DUF3618 domain-containing protein — protein MAANESTHPTRTPEQIEADLAAARLRIAHSTEEFIDQVHPSRIKQRQIDNVKQFVGNEVDAAKTLVYNAKGDLRKERLIAIAGAVVGGLVFLAVIRGLVRRGRS, from the coding sequence GTGGCCGCGAACGAGAGCACCCACCCGACCAGGACGCCTGAGCAGATCGAGGCCGACCTTGCCGCGGCCCGGCTGCGGATTGCGCATTCCACCGAGGAGTTCATCGATCAGGTCCATCCGAGCCGGATCAAGCAGCGCCAGATCGACAACGTGAAGCAGTTCGTCGGCAACGAGGTGGATGCTGCCAAGACCTTGGTCTACAACGCCAAGGGTGACCTGCGTAAGGAGCGCCTGATCGCGATCGCCGGTGCGGTCGTCGGCGGCCTGGTGTTCCTCGCCGTCATCCGCGGACTCGTACGCCGGGGGCGGAGCTGA
- a CDS encoding MarR family winged helix-turn-helix transcriptional regulator has protein sequence MARDNSVQSVDLLALENQVCFALAVASRRVIALYRPLLEPMGLTHPQYLVMLALWGKEPMTVRELGERLSLEPATLSPLLKRLEAAGYLIRARDPDDERALRVTLTTEGRRLRSQALAIPPAIMDVLGMDLEELTGLRDRLTDVIKRTEAMPPNS, from the coding sequence ATGGCGAGGGACAACTCCGTGCAATCGGTGGATCTGCTGGCGCTGGAGAACCAGGTGTGCTTCGCACTCGCGGTCGCATCCCGGCGGGTGATCGCGCTCTACCGGCCGCTGCTCGAACCGATGGGCCTGACCCATCCGCAATACCTCGTGATGCTGGCGTTGTGGGGCAAGGAGCCGATGACGGTACGAGAGCTCGGCGAGCGCCTGTCGCTCGAGCCCGCCACCTTGTCACCACTGCTGAAGCGACTCGAAGCCGCCGGGTATCTCATCCGCGCTCGGGACCCCGACGATGAGCGCGCACTGCGCGTGACGCTGACCACCGAGGGAAGGCGGCTGCGGTCCCAAGCGCTGGCGATTCCACCGGCGATCATGGACGTTCTCGGCATGGATCTCGAGGAGCTCACCGGGCTACGGGATCGGCTCACTGATGTGATCAAGCGCACCGAGGCGATGCCGCCGAACAGCTGA
- a CDS encoding carbohydrate ABC transporter permease — translation MTRSLMRDGRPRSYVAITVMFLLALLWCIPTIGVLVTSFRTRDDALQSGWWTALFNPAGADWTTSNYGGAWTGADMGPAFLNTIVVAVPGTVIPIMFAAFAAYAFTFMKFPFKEFFFLLIIAVMVVPIQVGFQPMLNLLGPNGLGVSGQYIAVWLLHTGFGMPLCIYTLRNYMSTLPTSVVESAKVDGCSHYQTFWRLVAPMSAPAIAAFATLQFLWVWNDLLIAKLFLKQENTTVIVKLQQLLGTQGQGQELLTAGALITMIVPLIVFVSLQQFMVRGMTSGAVKG, via the coding sequence ATGACTCGTTCTTTGATGCGTGACGGTCGCCCCCGCAGCTACGTGGCGATCACCGTCATGTTCCTGCTTGCCCTGTTGTGGTGCATACCGACGATTGGGGTGCTGGTCACCTCATTCCGTACCCGCGACGACGCCCTGCAGTCAGGCTGGTGGACAGCCTTGTTCAACCCCGCCGGCGCGGACTGGACCACCAGCAACTACGGAGGTGCCTGGACCGGGGCTGACATGGGTCCGGCCTTCTTGAACACCATCGTGGTCGCGGTGCCCGGCACCGTCATCCCGATCATGTTCGCCGCCTTTGCCGCGTACGCGTTCACCTTCATGAAGTTCCCCTTCAAGGAGTTCTTCTTCCTGCTCATCATCGCCGTGATGGTGGTGCCCATCCAGGTGGGCTTCCAGCCGATGCTGAACCTGCTCGGACCGAACGGGCTGGGCGTCTCCGGACAGTACATCGCGGTCTGGCTGCTGCACACCGGCTTCGGCATGCCGTTATGCATCTACACGCTGCGCAACTACATGAGCACGCTGCCGACCAGCGTGGTCGAATCGGCGAAGGTGGATGGCTGCTCGCACTACCAGACGTTCTGGCGGCTGGTGGCACCGATGTCGGCGCCGGCCATCGCCGCCTTCGCGACACTGCAGTTCCTGTGGGTGTGGAACGACCTGCTGATCGCCAAGCTGTTCTTGAAGCAGGAGAACACGACCGTGATCGTGAAGCTGCAGCAACTGCTCGGCACCCAGGGTCAGGGCCAAGAGCTGCTGACCGCCGGCGCGCTGATCACCATGATCGTGCCGCTGATCGTGTTCGTCAGTCTGCAGCAGTTCATGGTGCGTGGCATGACCTCAGGGGCGGTCAAGGGCTGA
- the aqpZ gene encoding aquaporin Z translates to MREIPLSAKLGAEALGTFWLVFGGCGSAVLAAHVLSDDTNPVNMGIGFVGVALAFGLTVLTGVYAVGHISGGHFNPAVTLGLAIAKRFEWKLVLPYWITQVVAATVAGAVLLLVASGKAGFNAVESGFATNGYGDRSPDGYGLLAGLVIEIVLTAVFLYVILGATDARAPKGFAGIAIGLTLTLIHLVSIPVTNTSVNPARSLGVAWFAGGGALSQVWLFIVAPLIGAAIAGATYAVITAAKFPLDEGVANNPEVGTAPPAK, encoded by the coding sequence ATGAGAGAGATCCCGCTGAGCGCCAAACTCGGCGCCGAGGCTCTCGGCACCTTCTGGCTGGTCTTCGGCGGCTGCGGATCCGCTGTGCTGGCCGCACACGTCCTGAGCGACGACACGAACCCGGTCAACATGGGCATTGGCTTCGTCGGTGTCGCACTGGCCTTCGGCCTGACCGTGCTGACCGGTGTCTACGCGGTCGGTCACATCTCGGGCGGCCACTTCAACCCGGCCGTCACGCTCGGCCTCGCCATCGCCAAGCGCTTCGAGTGGAAGCTCGTGCTGCCGTACTGGATCACCCAGGTGGTCGCCGCCACGGTGGCCGGTGCGGTCCTGTTGCTCGTTGCCAGCGGCAAGGCAGGCTTCAATGCGGTGGAGAGCGGCTTCGCCACCAATGGATACGGTGACCGATCGCCGGACGGTTACGGGCTGCTGGCCGGTCTGGTGATCGAGATCGTGTTGACCGCGGTCTTCCTGTACGTGATCCTGGGCGCCACCGACGCTCGGGCACCCAAGGGCTTCGCCGGTATTGCGATCGGTCTGACCCTGACCCTGATCCACCTGGTCTCCATCCCGGTGACCAATACCTCCGTCAACCCGGCCCGGTCGTTGGGCGTCGCCTGGTTCGCCGGAGGGGGAGCCCTCAGCCAGGTCTGGCTGTTCATCGTGGCCCCGTTGATCGGTGCCGCGATCGCCGGCGCTACGTACGCAGTCATCACCGCGGCCAAGTTCCCCCTGGACGAGGGCGTGGCAAACAACCCCGAGGTCGGCACGGCCCCGCCGGCCAAGTAG